From one Eptesicus fuscus isolate TK198812 chromosome 21, DD_ASM_mEF_20220401, whole genome shotgun sequence genomic stretch:
- the LOC103297793 gene encoding binder of sperm protein homolog 1, whose product MGRRAGLLLAWACGLLSTVSAEDYSPTPEAMPYFPEMKDGKCFFPFHYKNGVFYDCVKFKAKHKWCSLTQNFEGYWKYCSDEDLAKCVFPFWYRRTIYWGCTDDADAFGRKWCSLTQNFNKERVWKFCQMS is encoded by the exons ATGGGACGGCGTGCGGGGCTCCTGCTGGCGTGGGCCTGCGGGCTCCTCAGCACCGTCAGCGCCGAAG ATTATTCGCCAACTCCAG aagctATGCCTTACTTTCCAGAAATGAAAG ATGGCAAGTGTTTCTTCCCGTTCCACTATAAGAACGGCGTGTTCTACGACTGCGTCAAGTTCAAGGCCAAGCACAAGTGGTGCTCCTTGACGCAGAACTTCGAAGGCTACTGGAAGTACTGCTCGGACGAAG ACTTGGCAAAATGTGTGTTTCCCTTCTGGTACAGACGCACCATCTACTGGGGCTGCACCGACGACGCGGACGCGTTTGGGAGGAAATGGTGCTCCCTGACCCAGAACTTCAACAAGGAAAGGGTCTGGAAGTTCTGCCAGATGAGCTGA